The DNA sequence ATCCTAATCTCGCTTGGGATCTCGCTCATCCAATGCCAATACCTATCAAGCTGCTCCCTAATAGCCTTAGCAACATATGGGTTTCCATGCCCCACATTGAGAACTGCTATTCCAGCTACCCAGTCTATATAATAGTTACCATCCACATCCCTTATCGTGGCCCCCCTAGCCGTGTCTATCGCAAACTCAAAGACCTTAGGATAGATCAATGTATTGGTTTCGAGAACCATTTGTTCCTTTAGGATCTCCCGAGATTTAGGTCCAGGAGGTTTAACAACGATCTTGGGAGCCTCTGGATAGCTTAGAGACTCTAGCTCTTCTTCAAAAGACATATAATCCCCACATACTATTGTGCCTAAGAATATTATAAGGGTATTCTTATATCAATATATATAGGGAAAAACCTATTAGCGTTTAACCATATGTATCTCTTATCTTCTTTATATCATCAGCTGAAGTTGGTAGGGGTACTATGACTTCTCCATTCCTTATCTTATTCTCAAGCTCTTTAACACCATCCCAGACCCATGATGGTACTGAGTCCCTCATAGCCTTAACCCTAGCCTTTATCTCGTCAGGTGATGCAGGTAGAACTTTCTTGCCTGTTAGCTTCTCAGCATTTATCCCCATCTGTATGAACTCATCTAGATCCTGTAATGTGCTCACAGATATTCCTTCAGCTAGCTCACCATCGATCTTTGTCCCTATTCCTAATAATAGAACACCATTGTTCTTTTTAACCACACCTACGAATTTATTGTTGAGAACCAGCTTAGTAGCTATATATACAGCTTTGTCAACCCTTTTCATCATAGACGCTATTATAAACCCTGGGTTTATCCAATCCTGATCTGCGTCAACACCAATCCAGAATGGAGGCCCCATGCTTAAGTTCCTAGCCTTCGCTATCTCGGTGAGGGCTTGGTTTATTCCAAGGCCTAATGCGCCAGCTACGTTATATACTGCTACAGCTCCCTTTTCATACATGGGCTTTGCAGCTGCATACCCCTTAGTTATATCGCTAAACGTACCAGTATATGTCCAGAGAACTCTTTCCTTAACTGGGGTAGCCCCGATCCCCGGAGGATCTCTACCAAACTTATTTTTATACCACTCAACAGCCCAGTTACACCCCCATTTATAACCTGCCTCGAACTTCCAGAGCGGTGGTATCTCGATCCCTAGAACCATTCCTACATGTGGATAGTTATATGCAGCAGCTAGAAGACACGCTAGTGCTCCAACTAGCGCGCTTCCTTTATGCTCTTCAAACCTTATGTCGAGGAGGTTTTGCAGCGGATATTTATCAGGGTATTTATTCTTAATAACATCTTGGGCGCTGGTATCGATCCCTGCAAAGAATTTGTTAGGAAACTCTAGAGCTACCGTTGCTAATGCATCTGTCAGGAGGAAGCCAACACCTATTATTAGTTTAACATCAGGATCTTGAGCAGCTGTTCTTAGGTTAGGTATATAGTCTTCCTGCGTCTTACTTATAAGCTCTATAACTCCTACACCAAAATCCCTCTTAGCATCATCTCCCCCCTTAAATGCCATATCGTTGAAGCTCAGATCCCCTCTACCGCCTATATCCGATACTATGGCTATCTTTATCCTCGCAGCCTGGGTGATAGCTGTGGTTTGTTGTGGCGTGCCAGGTCTCTGATATAGGATTATATAGCCTGATACAATAGCAACAATTATTATTACTAATATAATTGATATAATCAATAGCCTTGATAATCCAAGCCTTGCACTATTATATACACCACTCAAGGCCGACCCCACGACTCATAGTTTACGTAGCTAAAAACCTTCCGCAGAGAGCTAGCTTATGAAAACCGCGATCCCTGCCTCTGGTAGCCACCCATTAATATCCCTATATCTACCCGCTTTGCTTCATCCCTGGAGAGAATCCCCACTATCCTTCCATCAAACATCACAGCGATCCTATCGCTTAACTCCATGATCTCGTCGAGATCCGATGATACGAGCAGAATAGACGCCCCTTCATTCCTTAGCTCCTTAAGAAGTGATCTTACATAGAGAGTCGAAGATATATCAAGCCCTCTCGTAGGGTTAGAAGCCACTATAACCTTAGCACCTTTACTTAGCTCCCTAGCAAGGACTAGCCTTTGTCTATTACCGCCGCTTAAAGATCTAGCCCTAGCATTTATATCACTCACAGCTATTGAGAATCTCTTTACAAGCTCTTTCGTGAATACCTTCACCCTTCCCCATGCAATAGAGATCCCTAATCTTGTGAACATTTTACCTCTATGAAAGCCTATTAATGCGTTCTCATAGATCCTCATATCCAGTGCAAGAGCTAGCCTATCCCTATCACTAGGTATATGTATAAGCCCTAACTTATATATTTCTGAGGGACTTCTATTTGTTATATCTATATCGCTAAGCATTATCTTACCGCTCAGAACCCTCCTAAGCCCCGTTATAGCTTCTACCAGCTCGGCCTGGCCATTTCCCTCTACACCAGCGATGCCCAGTATCTCTGCCGGATATAGCTCTAGATTTACTCCTTTAACAGCTAAGACTCCTAGATCGTTCATCACCATTAGATCTTTTACTATTAAAATAGGCTTAGATCCCTGCAAAGATCCCCTATCCCCTATTTCCCGATATACCAAATCAACCTCTCTCCCTACCATCATCTCTGATAGTTTCTCTGGTGTAGCAAGCTCTGTTGGGATTTCACCAGCGATCCGGCCCTTTCTAAGCACAACAATCCTATTGGTTATCTCAATCGCTTCTCTGATCCTATGGGTTATAAATATAATAGTAGCCCCTTTTAACGAAAGATCCCTTATAAATCTAAAGAGCTCCTTAACCTCATATGGGGTTAGAAAGCTTGTTGGCTCGTCCAATATCAGCACGTTAGCACCTACAAATAGAGCTTTCAAGATCTCTGCCCTCTGTCTAGTACCAAGTGGTAGACTCTCCACAGGGATGTGGAGAGGAATATCTAGACCCAATGTCTTTATCAGCTCTTTAGCTCTTAACTCAATATCTCTGTAATCGAGTTTAGCTAGAGAGCCTGTAAATCCCCTTTTTGCAATTAGACAGAGATTCTCTAAAACTGTGAAAGTTGGTACCAGTGAGAAGTGCTGGTGAACCATATATATCCCAGCTGACATAGCGTCTGAAGGTCCTCGGAACCTCACCTCTTTCCCATTAACGTATATATATCCTCTTGTTGGCCTTAGAAAACCTGAGAGTATTTTCATAAGCGTGGTCTTGCCCGCCCCGTTTTCACCTAGAAGACCTAAAATCTCTCCCCTGTATATATCTAGGTCAACTCCGTTGAGGGCACGTGTACCGTCTGGATATACTTTCACTATGCCTCTCATCGATATATATGGTTCTCCTCGATCTTTATAATCTCTGCGATCCATGCTATATCCATCATTAGTTATTCTAAGGCTAAATTATATTCTCCATGCTGTAGAAGTGGCGCAATCTATATAAGCTCTTCTGAATACTCTATCAACGATCGAAAATGTCTGTTTGCTCAAAGGTTAGATACATATGGATGGACGGGGAACTCATTGGATGTGAGAGAGCATCTGTACATGTGCTAACACATGCTCTACACTACGGCACAGCTGTATTTGAAGGGATCAGAGGATATTGGAGTGAGAAAGCCAAGAACCTATATATATTTAGGCTTAGAGATCATATGATGAGGTTTGTTAACTCAGCTAAGATCATTGGGCTCAGGCTTAACCATAGCCTCGAAGATCTTATAGAGGCTGTGATTAGAACGGTAAAGGCTAATGAGTTCCAGGAGAACATATATATAAGGCCTATAGCATTCGCCGGAGAGGGTAGTATATCGCTAGATATATCGAAGATCCCTACTAGAGTCTCTATAGCAGCATTCCCATTTGGTCATTATCTAAAGCCAAAGGGTGTTAAGGTGAAGGTTGTGAGTTGGAGAAGGGTTCCTAACTATTCTATGCCTGTTATAGCAAAGGCTTCTGGGATCTATCTCAATTCTGTAATAGCACTCTCAGAAGCCATATCCTCTGGCTATGATGAAGCTATATTGCTAGATTGGAGGGGCTATGTATCTGAAGGTTCTGGGGAAAATATATTCATTGTGAGAAAAGGGGTTATCTATACACCCCCTGTATATGCATCTATATTAGAGGGTATTACAAGGGATACCGTGATAAGGATTTCCAGAGATCTTGGCTATGAGGTTGTTGAGAGAGATATAGCTAGGGAGGAGCTATATATAGCGGATGAGATCTTTATGAGCGGAACTGCAGCAGAGATCACACCAGTAATCGAGGTTGATGGAAGAACAATTGGAACGGGTTCTCCAGGAGTGGTGACGGAGAAGATTATGGAATATTATAAGAGAGTCGTCTATAATGAAGTTCCTAAGTACAGCGAGTGGATTACAGAGGTCTACTAGCTCTCCATTGAGGAGAACCTTATTATAGTTAGCGCTACATGCTTAATACCGTTGACGAAGTCCTGGATCCTTATATTTTCGTTGGGAGCATGAGCCCTAGATCCATAGTATCCTACCCCAGAGCCTGTCATAGGGGTTTTAGCTATATCTGTAAAGTAATATATAGGGCCTGAACCTCCTGATAGAGGGGATACGCTTGGCTCTCTGCCATATGCTTCTACAGCAGCCTCTATCGATGCTTTAACTATTTTCTCGTGGGGAGACGTATATCCAGATCTATACATGCTGTGAACCACAATCTCAGCATCTCCGAAGCCTTTTTCAGCTATATATCTTTTAAGCCTATCAAGGATCTTCTCCGGGTCTTGTCCTGGTACTGGTCTAATATCTATCTTAGCCCCAGCTATAG is a window from the Sulfolobales archaeon genome containing:
- a CDS encoding BMP family ABC transporter substrate-binding protein produces the protein MSGVYNSARLGLSRLLIISIILVIIIVAIVSGYIILYQRPGTPQQTTAITQAARIKIAIVSDIGGRGDLSFNDMAFKGGDDAKRDFGVGVIELISKTQEDYIPNLRTAAQDPDVKLIIGVGFLLTDALATVALEFPNKFFAGIDTSAQDVIKNKYPDKYPLQNLLDIRFEEHKGSALVGALACLLAAAYNYPHVGMVLGIEIPPLWKFEAGYKWGCNWAVEWYKNKFGRDPPGIGATPVKERVLWTYTGTFSDITKGYAAAKPMYEKGAVAVYNVAGALGLGINQALTEIAKARNLSMGPPFWIGVDADQDWINPGFIIASMMKRVDKAVYIATKLVLNNKFVGVVKKNNGVLLLGIGTKIDGELAEGISVSTLQDLDEFIQMGINAEKLTGKKVLPASPDEIKARVKAMRDSVPSWVWDGVKELENKIRNGEVIVPLPTSADDIKKIRDTYG
- a CDS encoding ABC transporter ATP-binding protein, whose translation is MDRRDYKDRGEPYISMRGIVKVYPDGTRALNGVDLDIYRGEILGLLGENGAGKTTLMKILSGFLRPTRGYIYVNGKEVRFRGPSDAMSAGIYMVHQHFSLVPTFTVLENLCLIAKRGFTGSLAKLDYRDIELRAKELIKTLGLDIPLHIPVESLPLGTRQRAEILKALFVGANVLILDEPTSFLTPYEVKELFRFIRDLSLKGATIIFITHRIREAIEITNRIVVLRKGRIAGEIPTELATPEKLSEMMVGREVDLVYREIGDRGSLQGSKPILIVKDLMVMNDLGVLAVKGVNLELYPAEILGIAGVEGNGQAELVEAITGLRRVLSGKIMLSDIDITNRSPSEIYKLGLIHIPSDRDRLALALDMRIYENALIGFHRGKMFTRLGISIAWGRVKVFTKELVKRFSIAVSDINARARSLSGGNRQRLVLARELSKGAKVIVASNPTRGLDISSTLYVRSLLKELRNEGASILLVSSDLDEIMELSDRIAVMFDGRIVGILSRDEAKRVDIGILMGGYQRQGSRFS
- a CDS encoding branched-chain amino acid transaminase, with protein sequence MSVCSKVRYIWMDGELIGCERASVHVLTHALHYGTAVFEGIRGYWSEKAKNLYIFRLRDHMMRFVNSAKIIGLRLNHSLEDLIEAVIRTVKANEFQENIYIRPIAFAGEGSISLDISKIPTRVSIAAFPFGHYLKPKGVKVKVVSWRRVPNYSMPVIAKASGIYLNSVIALSEAISSGYDEAILLDWRGYVSEGSGENIFIVRKGVIYTPPVYASILEGITRDTVIRISRDLGYEVVERDIAREELYIADEIFMSGTAAEITPVIEVDGRTIGTGSPGVVTEKIMEYYKRVVYNEVPKYSEWITEVY